In Strigops habroptila isolate Jane chromosome 7, bStrHab1.2.pri, whole genome shotgun sequence, the following are encoded in one genomic region:
- the CRACD gene encoding cancer-related regulator of actin dynamics isoform X1 codes for MINLFKKPYKKKAGKFQPFKKLFGKRKKREPVPDCEEAKLKPSHSFGSICNGTFSSDEEANGGLRSSHYSMGSRAFSHDSVFIPDGRTESEQAIQAMSQENVLGKVKTLQQQLAKNIKFGQPPQMTISVRTMGEATTSIEEDVLLGSPMELEAQQNTVISDSGKKSHDTPAFLRTMTLPVTGYELEEKVTPVKSSRPKRQFSCSGTIETINLDAVPQAVARLDNSAAKHKLSVKPKKQRMSRKHKRLTKGSQSLTITEFEPDDLEMPLYGDRYPGYNGHIIADKLIQNRDEQKQLQLAEEKRIEDHWGIFEAERIRQIVEMEEQREMEEQRCQELEQVQKEQERRCEEERRQYVLKRETSLNTEEQTCHKEERRLLEAEKRQELEAQRHQELEKQKQKELEEQQGRELEEQKRQEWEEEQRRELEEQRCQEMEKQRQKELEEQQRRELEEQRYQELEKQRQKELEEQQRRELKEQRYQEWDEEQRRELEEKQRQELEEKQRQELEEKQRELEEKKSQQLEEQKHQDQHEQQIRELEEQKCQEQEEQRCKELEEKQRRELEEQKRLELEELKQHEIEKQRQEEEERNWLEQQKGLNEQNKEEKQRRELEEKESEIKLKQEKEAESLKQQMKQEEQRQHLKEKGEKTEKEQPQQVMGKKKKQEEHRKHKLTKQMHMESAEGMQQDEVKQQKEQNEQEWNKMEEQKVDTEGQNLQQDQQEKSLEQQQDKDQLCSGRADRHPVDEKLQESSRSPKLKQPEKGNKTAEEVLAQKLKREVEAQEQKRIGEELRWQEVDERQTASRPFTFQVSSGDKQIIFQKVNLSPVMPVKGAGLSSPSIKDCRVHTASKASHTLPSSVCVPHTAILVTGAQLCGTAVNLNQIKDTACKSLLGLTEERKNMDIPSPEKAQKKKQDPKPSSSKLKYAQETLNNQAVLAEWASIRSRILKNAENSKYNERDRVSVCRHSDDWTPRGRGASHGNLRKTLSANAKFSITPAWQKFSEASKTNSDVENMNVAKGNETVAVGRITGSFTDSKEDVAPTFKDNLAEKAKEKMESHRELADNTEGCKFAKDLPSFLVPSFPHSPGKEVSKPEVQGSLENQQSNSTKKVDKPTANGEENVSPFGIKLRRTNYSLRFHYDQQAEQRKKKRYSAGDSFDGVPDPLVTTEDKKESSVFAPQESTSPGMRKANIPANLKDSKDASVTVVEISQPVGTPVVLPATSQSALPPHEKPACKSLVPQKPALAPKPTSQTPPSSPLSKMNRSNLADTLGQRLVKAESDSGWRKEDRANAVHPTPSNENKNEEEEIREKKSFFPSISIPWREKNDKKPEPLKKEKPVLQSRHSLDGSKLMEKVETSQPLWITLALQKQKGFREQQATREERRQAREAKQAEKLAKENAALSNQSDNKSSSSSKTSTLQKSTTQEGEKKIETAVSRLERREQLKKSNTLPTSVTVEISDSVPSTPLAKEVAKRFSTPDANPVSTEPAWLALAKRKAKAWSDCPQIIK; via the exons acaagaaaaaagcagGCAAATTCCAGCCTTTCAAGAAGCTCTTtggcaagaggaagaaaagagagccTGTGCCAGACTGTGAGGAAGCCAAACTGAAGCCCAGCCACTCCTTTGGCAGCATCTGCAACGGCACCTTCTCCTCCGATGAAGAGGCAAACGGTGGTCTGAG GTCCTCCCACTATTCTATGGGCAGTCGAGCTTTTTCCCATGACAGTGTTTTTATACCTGATGGGAGAACAGAGAGTGAACAGGCCATCCAAGCAATGTCACAGGAGAACGTTTTAGGAAAAGTCAAAACTCTTCAG caaCAGTTGGCCAAGAACATAAAATTTGGGCAGCCTCCACAAATGACAATTTCTGTGAGGACAATGGGGGAAGCAACCACTAGTATAGAAGAGGATGTGTTGCTCGGTAGCCCCATGGAGCTTGAGGCTCAGCAGAACACAGTGATCTCAGACAGTGGTAAAAAA TCTCATGACACTCCAGCTTTTTTGAGAACAATGACTTTGCCTGTGACTGGATATGAACtggaagaaaag GTCACTCCAGTCAAATCATCTCGGCCAAAAAGACAATTTTCCTGCTCTGGCACTATTGAAACAATCAATTTGGATGCAGTTCCCCAGGCTGTTGCTCGTCTAGACAACAGTGCAGCTAAACACAAGCTGTCAGTAAAGCCAAAAAAGCAGAGGATGTCAAGGAAGCACAAGAGATTAACAAAG GGATCACAAAGTTTAACAATAACAGAATTTGAACCAGACGACCTAGAAATGCCACTGTATGGAGACAGATACCCAGGTTATAACGGACATATCATAGCAGACAAACTAATTCAGAACAGAGatgagcagaagcagcttcagctggcagaggagaaaagaattGAAGATCACTGGGGGATCTTTGAGGCCGAAAGGATAAGGCAGATTGTAGAAATGGAGgaacaaagagaaatggaagaacaaAGGTGCCAAGAACTTGAGCAGGtgcagaaagagcaggagagaagaTGTGAAGAAGAGAGGAGGCAATATGTTCTCAAACGAGAGACATCTTTGAACACAGAAGAGCAAACATGCCATAAAGAGGAGAGAAGACTGCTGGAGGCTGAAAAGAGGCAAGAGCTGGAGGCGCAGAGGCACCAGGAactggagaagcagaagcagaaggagtTGGAAGAGCAACAGGGACGAGAGCTGGAAGAGCAGAAGCGCCAGGAATGGGAGGAGGAACAGAGAcgagagctggaggagcagaggtgCCAGGAAATGgagaagcagaggcagaaggagctggaggagcaacAGAGAcgagagctggaggagcagaggtACCAGGAACTGgagaagcagaggcagaaggagctggaggagcaacAGAGACGAGagctgaaggagcagagatACCAGGAATGGGACGAGGAACAGAGACgagagctggaggagaaacagagacaagagctggaggagaaacagagacaagagctggaggagaaacaaagagagctggaggagaaaaagtcacaacagctggaggagcagaagcACCAGGACCAGCATGAGCAACAGATACGAGAACTGGAGGAGCAGAAGTGCCAGGAACAGGAAGAACAGAGGtgcaaggagctggaggagaaacagagaagagagctggaggagcagaagaggCTAGAGCTGGAGGAATTAAAGCAACATGAGATTGAAAAACAGCgtcaagaggaagaagaaagaaattggcTAGAGCAACAAAAAGGACTCAACGaacaaaataaggaagaaaaacagagacGAGAACTAGAAGagaaagaatctgaaataaaactgaagcaggagaaagaagctGAGAGTCTCAAACAACAGATGAAACAAGAGGAGCAAAGGCAGCActtgaaggagaaaggagaaaagacagagaaggaaCAACCCCAGCAAGTAATgggtaagaaaaagaaacaggaagaacaTAGAAAACACAAACTCACAAAACAAATGCACATGGAAAGTGCAGAGGGTATGCAACAAGATGAAgtaaagcagcaaaaggaacaaaatgaacAAGAATGGAACAAAATGGAAGAGCAGAAGGTAGACACAGAAGGACAAAATCTTCAGCAAGACCAACAAGAAAAATCCTTGGAACAGCAACAGGACAAAGATCAGTTGTGTTCTGGAAGGGCTGATAGGCATCCAGTAGACGAGAAGCTCCAAGAAAGCTCAAGATCCCCAAAACTCAAACAGCcagaaaaagggaataaaacagcagaagaagtcCTAGCCCAGAAACTAAAGAGAGAAGTTGAGGCTCAGGAGCAAAAGCGAATAGGAGAAGAACTTAGGTGGCAAGAGGTAGATGAACGACAAACTGCATCCAGACCCTTCACATTTCAAGTGTCTTCTGGAGATAAACAGATCATATTTCAGAAAGTAAATCTGAGTCCAGTCATGCCTGTCAAAGGAGCAGGACTCTCTTCTCCATCCATCAAAGACTGCAGGGTGCATACTGCCAGCAAAGCCTCTCACACGCTCCCGTCATCTGTGTGTGTGCCCCATACCGCTATTTTGGTTACTGGAGCACAGTTGTGTGGCACAGCAGTTAACTTGAACCAGATAAAGGACACAGCCTGTAAATCATTACTTGGCttaacagaagagagaaaaaatatggaTATTCCTTCACCGGAGAAGgcccagaaaaagaaacaggatcccaaacccagcagcagtAAATTGAAATATGCACAAGAGACACTGAACAaccaggctgtgctggctgagTGGGCTTCCATCCGCTCCAGAATCCTAAAGAAcgcagaaaacagcaaatataaCGAGAGGGACCGAGTGAGTGTCTGCAGACACAGTGACGACTGGACACCCCGAGGACGGGGTGCTTCCCATGGCAACTTAAGGAAGACCCTCTCTGCAAATGCAAAGTTCTCCATAACACCTGCATGGCAGAAGTTTTCAGAAGCTTCAAAAACCAATTCAGATGTTGAGAATATGAATGTGGCAAAAGGCAACGAAACAGTGGCTGTGGGAAGAATCACTGGCTCATTCACTGATTCAAAGGAGGATGTGGCTCCCACTTTTAAGGATAACTTAGCTGAAAAGGCTAAGGAGAAAATGGAATCCCATAGAGAACTGGCAGACAACACAGAAGGCTGTAAATTTGCAAAAGATCTTCCATCTTTCCTTGTTCCAAGTTTTCCTCATTCTCCAGGTAAAGAAGTATCCAAGCCAGAAGTTCAGGGTTCTCTGGAAAATCAGCAGAGTAACAGCACCAAAAAAGTGGATAAACCAACAgcaaatggagaagaaaacGTTTCTCCTTTTGGGATAAAGTTACGAAGGACAAACTACTCTTTACGTTTCCATTATGATcaacaggcagagcagaggaaaaagaaaagatacagtGCAGGAGATAGTTTTGATGGTGTGCCTGACCCCTTAGTTACGACAGAAGATAAGAAAGAATCCTCTGTTTTTGCTCCACAGGAGAGTACATCCCCTGGCATGCGGAAAGCAAACATTCCTGCTAATTTAAAAGACTCAAAAGACGCTTCAGTTACTGTGGTGGAGATTTCACAACCAGTGGGCACACCAGTGGTCTTACCAGCCACCAGCCAGAGTGCTTTACCCCCTCATGAGAAACCAGCATGCAAGTCACTGGTCCCACAGAAACCTGCTTTAGCTCCAAAGCCCACCAGCCAGACACCACCATCGTCTCCTCTCTCTAAAATGAACAGATCAAACCTAGCTGATACACTAGGGCAAAGGTTGGTTAAAGCTGAATCAGATAGtggctggagaaaagaagacagagcaAATGCAGTGCACCCCACACCATCCaatgagaacaaaaatgaagaggaagaaatcagagaaaagaaGTCGTTTTTCCCATCTATAAGTATtccatggagagaaaaaaatgacaaaaagccTGAGCCACTGAAGAAag aaaagccCGTCCTCCAGAGCAGGCACTCTTTAGATGGCTCTAAATTGATGGAAAAAGTTGAAACTTCACAACCGCTTTGGATTACATTAGCGCTGCAGAAGCAAAAGGGATTTCGTGAGCAGCAAGCTacaagggaagagaggagacaAGCCAGAGAggcaaagcaagcagagaagctggctaaagaaaat gctgctcTAAGTAATCAGTCAGataataaaagcagcagcagcagcaaaacaagcacACTGCAGAAATCTACAACTcaagaaggggagaagaaaattgaGACTGCTGTGTCAAGGCTAGAAAGAAGGGAGCAGCTAAAAAAGTCAAACACCCTTCCAACTTCTGTGACAG TGGAAATTTCAGATTCTGTTCCGTCAACCCCACTGGCAAAGGAGGTGGCCAAGAGATTCTCTACACCTGATGCTAACCCCGTGTCAACAGAACCAGCCTGGCTTGCATTAGccaagaggaaagcaaaagcctgGAGTGACTGTCCACAGATCATAAAGTAA
- the CRACD gene encoding cancer-related regulator of actin dynamics isoform X2 has translation MGSRAFSHDSVFIPDGRTESEQAIQAMSQENVLGKVKTLQQQLAKNIKFGQPPQMTISVRTMGEATTSIEEDVLLGSPMELEAQQNTVISDSGKKSHDTPAFLRTMTLPVTGYELEEKVTPVKSSRPKRQFSCSGTIETINLDAVPQAVARLDNSAAKHKLSVKPKKQRMSRKHKRLTKGSQSLTITEFEPDDLEMPLYGDRYPGYNGHIIADKLIQNRDEQKQLQLAEEKRIEDHWGIFEAERIRQIVEMEEQREMEEQRCQELEQVQKEQERRCEEERRQYVLKRETSLNTEEQTCHKEERRLLEAEKRQELEAQRHQELEKQKQKELEEQQGRELEEQKRQEWEEEQRRELEEQRCQEMEKQRQKELEEQQRRELEEQRYQELEKQRQKELEEQQRRELKEQRYQEWDEEQRRELEEKQRQELEEKQRQELEEKQRELEEKKSQQLEEQKHQDQHEQQIRELEEQKCQEQEEQRCKELEEKQRRELEEQKRLELEELKQHEIEKQRQEEEERNWLEQQKGLNEQNKEEKQRRELEEKESEIKLKQEKEAESLKQQMKQEEQRQHLKEKGEKTEKEQPQQVMGKKKKQEEHRKHKLTKQMHMESAEGMQQDEVKQQKEQNEQEWNKMEEQKVDTEGQNLQQDQQEKSLEQQQDKDQLCSGRADRHPVDEKLQESSRSPKLKQPEKGNKTAEEVLAQKLKREVEAQEQKRIGEELRWQEVDERQTASRPFTFQVSSGDKQIIFQKVNLSPVMPVKGAGLSSPSIKDCRVHTASKASHTLPSSVCVPHTAILVTGAQLCGTAVNLNQIKDTACKSLLGLTEERKNMDIPSPEKAQKKKQDPKPSSSKLKYAQETLNNQAVLAEWASIRSRILKNAENSKYNERDRVSVCRHSDDWTPRGRGASHGNLRKTLSANAKFSITPAWQKFSEASKTNSDVENMNVAKGNETVAVGRITGSFTDSKEDVAPTFKDNLAEKAKEKMESHRELADNTEGCKFAKDLPSFLVPSFPHSPGKEVSKPEVQGSLENQQSNSTKKVDKPTANGEENVSPFGIKLRRTNYSLRFHYDQQAEQRKKKRYSAGDSFDGVPDPLVTTEDKKESSVFAPQESTSPGMRKANIPANLKDSKDASVTVVEISQPVGTPVVLPATSQSALPPHEKPACKSLVPQKPALAPKPTSQTPPSSPLSKMNRSNLADTLGQRLVKAESDSGWRKEDRANAVHPTPSNENKNEEEEIREKKSFFPSISIPWREKNDKKPEPLKKEKPVLQSRHSLDGSKLMEKVETSQPLWITLALQKQKGFREQQATREERRQAREAKQAEKLAKENAALSNQSDNKSSSSSKTSTLQKSTTQEGEKKIETAVSRLERREQLKKSNTLPTSVTVEISDSVPSTPLAKEVAKRFSTPDANPVSTEPAWLALAKRKAKAWSDCPQIIK, from the exons ATGGGCAGTCGAGCTTTTTCCCATGACAGTGTTTTTATACCTGATGGGAGAACAGAGAGTGAACAGGCCATCCAAGCAATGTCACAGGAGAACGTTTTAGGAAAAGTCAAAACTCTTCAG caaCAGTTGGCCAAGAACATAAAATTTGGGCAGCCTCCACAAATGACAATTTCTGTGAGGACAATGGGGGAAGCAACCACTAGTATAGAAGAGGATGTGTTGCTCGGTAGCCCCATGGAGCTTGAGGCTCAGCAGAACACAGTGATCTCAGACAGTGGTAAAAAA TCTCATGACACTCCAGCTTTTTTGAGAACAATGACTTTGCCTGTGACTGGATATGAACtggaagaaaag GTCACTCCAGTCAAATCATCTCGGCCAAAAAGACAATTTTCCTGCTCTGGCACTATTGAAACAATCAATTTGGATGCAGTTCCCCAGGCTGTTGCTCGTCTAGACAACAGTGCAGCTAAACACAAGCTGTCAGTAAAGCCAAAAAAGCAGAGGATGTCAAGGAAGCACAAGAGATTAACAAAG GGATCACAAAGTTTAACAATAACAGAATTTGAACCAGACGACCTAGAAATGCCACTGTATGGAGACAGATACCCAGGTTATAACGGACATATCATAGCAGACAAACTAATTCAGAACAGAGatgagcagaagcagcttcagctggcagaggagaaaagaattGAAGATCACTGGGGGATCTTTGAGGCCGAAAGGATAAGGCAGATTGTAGAAATGGAGgaacaaagagaaatggaagaacaaAGGTGCCAAGAACTTGAGCAGGtgcagaaagagcaggagagaagaTGTGAAGAAGAGAGGAGGCAATATGTTCTCAAACGAGAGACATCTTTGAACACAGAAGAGCAAACATGCCATAAAGAGGAGAGAAGACTGCTGGAGGCTGAAAAGAGGCAAGAGCTGGAGGCGCAGAGGCACCAGGAactggagaagcagaagcagaaggagtTGGAAGAGCAACAGGGACGAGAGCTGGAAGAGCAGAAGCGCCAGGAATGGGAGGAGGAACAGAGAcgagagctggaggagcagaggtgCCAGGAAATGgagaagcagaggcagaaggagctggaggagcaacAGAGAcgagagctggaggagcagaggtACCAGGAACTGgagaagcagaggcagaaggagctggaggagcaacAGAGACGAGagctgaaggagcagagatACCAGGAATGGGACGAGGAACAGAGACgagagctggaggagaaacagagacaagagctggaggagaaacagagacaagagctggaggagaaacaaagagagctggaggagaaaaagtcacaacagctggaggagcagaagcACCAGGACCAGCATGAGCAACAGATACGAGAACTGGAGGAGCAGAAGTGCCAGGAACAGGAAGAACAGAGGtgcaaggagctggaggagaaacagagaagagagctggaggagcagaagaggCTAGAGCTGGAGGAATTAAAGCAACATGAGATTGAAAAACAGCgtcaagaggaagaagaaagaaattggcTAGAGCAACAAAAAGGACTCAACGaacaaaataaggaagaaaaacagagacGAGAACTAGAAGagaaagaatctgaaataaaactgaagcaggagaaagaagctGAGAGTCTCAAACAACAGATGAAACAAGAGGAGCAAAGGCAGCActtgaaggagaaaggagaaaagacagagaaggaaCAACCCCAGCAAGTAATgggtaagaaaaagaaacaggaagaacaTAGAAAACACAAACTCACAAAACAAATGCACATGGAAAGTGCAGAGGGTATGCAACAAGATGAAgtaaagcagcaaaaggaacaaaatgaacAAGAATGGAACAAAATGGAAGAGCAGAAGGTAGACACAGAAGGACAAAATCTTCAGCAAGACCAACAAGAAAAATCCTTGGAACAGCAACAGGACAAAGATCAGTTGTGTTCTGGAAGGGCTGATAGGCATCCAGTAGACGAGAAGCTCCAAGAAAGCTCAAGATCCCCAAAACTCAAACAGCcagaaaaagggaataaaacagcagaagaagtcCTAGCCCAGAAACTAAAGAGAGAAGTTGAGGCTCAGGAGCAAAAGCGAATAGGAGAAGAACTTAGGTGGCAAGAGGTAGATGAACGACAAACTGCATCCAGACCCTTCACATTTCAAGTGTCTTCTGGAGATAAACAGATCATATTTCAGAAAGTAAATCTGAGTCCAGTCATGCCTGTCAAAGGAGCAGGACTCTCTTCTCCATCCATCAAAGACTGCAGGGTGCATACTGCCAGCAAAGCCTCTCACACGCTCCCGTCATCTGTGTGTGTGCCCCATACCGCTATTTTGGTTACTGGAGCACAGTTGTGTGGCACAGCAGTTAACTTGAACCAGATAAAGGACACAGCCTGTAAATCATTACTTGGCttaacagaagagagaaaaaatatggaTATTCCTTCACCGGAGAAGgcccagaaaaagaaacaggatcccaaacccagcagcagtAAATTGAAATATGCACAAGAGACACTGAACAaccaggctgtgctggctgagTGGGCTTCCATCCGCTCCAGAATCCTAAAGAAcgcagaaaacagcaaatataaCGAGAGGGACCGAGTGAGTGTCTGCAGACACAGTGACGACTGGACACCCCGAGGACGGGGTGCTTCCCATGGCAACTTAAGGAAGACCCTCTCTGCAAATGCAAAGTTCTCCATAACACCTGCATGGCAGAAGTTTTCAGAAGCTTCAAAAACCAATTCAGATGTTGAGAATATGAATGTGGCAAAAGGCAACGAAACAGTGGCTGTGGGAAGAATCACTGGCTCATTCACTGATTCAAAGGAGGATGTGGCTCCCACTTTTAAGGATAACTTAGCTGAAAAGGCTAAGGAGAAAATGGAATCCCATAGAGAACTGGCAGACAACACAGAAGGCTGTAAATTTGCAAAAGATCTTCCATCTTTCCTTGTTCCAAGTTTTCCTCATTCTCCAGGTAAAGAAGTATCCAAGCCAGAAGTTCAGGGTTCTCTGGAAAATCAGCAGAGTAACAGCACCAAAAAAGTGGATAAACCAACAgcaaatggagaagaaaacGTTTCTCCTTTTGGGATAAAGTTACGAAGGACAAACTACTCTTTACGTTTCCATTATGATcaacaggcagagcagaggaaaaagaaaagatacagtGCAGGAGATAGTTTTGATGGTGTGCCTGACCCCTTAGTTACGACAGAAGATAAGAAAGAATCCTCTGTTTTTGCTCCACAGGAGAGTACATCCCCTGGCATGCGGAAAGCAAACATTCCTGCTAATTTAAAAGACTCAAAAGACGCTTCAGTTACTGTGGTGGAGATTTCACAACCAGTGGGCACACCAGTGGTCTTACCAGCCACCAGCCAGAGTGCTTTACCCCCTCATGAGAAACCAGCATGCAAGTCACTGGTCCCACAGAAACCTGCTTTAGCTCCAAAGCCCACCAGCCAGACACCACCATCGTCTCCTCTCTCTAAAATGAACAGATCAAACCTAGCTGATACACTAGGGCAAAGGTTGGTTAAAGCTGAATCAGATAGtggctggagaaaagaagacagagcaAATGCAGTGCACCCCACACCATCCaatgagaacaaaaatgaagaggaagaaatcagagaaaagaaGTCGTTTTTCCCATCTATAAGTATtccatggagagaaaaaaatgacaaaaagccTGAGCCACTGAAGAAag aaaagccCGTCCTCCAGAGCAGGCACTCTTTAGATGGCTCTAAATTGATGGAAAAAGTTGAAACTTCACAACCGCTTTGGATTACATTAGCGCTGCAGAAGCAAAAGGGATTTCGTGAGCAGCAAGCTacaagggaagagaggagacaAGCCAGAGAggcaaagcaagcagagaagctggctaaagaaaat gctgctcTAAGTAATCAGTCAGataataaaagcagcagcagcagcaaaacaagcacACTGCAGAAATCTACAACTcaagaaggggagaagaaaattgaGACTGCTGTGTCAAGGCTAGAAAGAAGGGAGCAGCTAAAAAAGTCAAACACCCTTCCAACTTCTGTGACAG TGGAAATTTCAGATTCTGTTCCGTCAACCCCACTGGCAAAGGAGGTGGCCAAGAGATTCTCTACACCTGATGCTAACCCCGTGTCAACAGAACCAGCCTGGCTTGCATTAGccaagaggaaagcaaaagcctgGAGTGACTGTCCACAGATCATAAAGTAA